DNA sequence from the Butyricimonas faecalis genome:
CGCCACAAAGTAGTCGGTTCGTTCAGAAAGAGAATAAGTTAACCTTCTCTTCCATCACGCTGGGATACCGTTTTGATCCGAAGAATTTTAAATTTTTGCAGACTTGTAGGGTAGCGAGTTTGTCGTTGAATGCTACCATGAATGATATTGCTGTTCTTTCTACAATTAGGCAAGAACGGGGACTTGACTATCCGTTCGCACGGAGTTTTAATTTATCCTTATCTGTATTGTTCAATTAAAACAAAGGGAGGAGTAACGATGAAAAAAATAATATTAGCGTGTAGTTGGATCATTTTAATGATGATGTCTGCTTGTTCGGATTGGGTGGACGTAAGCCCGAATACGGATGTAAAATCGGAAGATTTGTTTACCTCTGAATCCGGTTTCAAGAGCGCGTTGATCGGAATTTACGGTCGTATGACAGATCAATCGTTATATGGCGGGCACATGACGTTCAACTTTATGGAGAAACTCGTGCAACGTTATGATAACAATAATGATTCGGATGATGTGCGGGCAAAAATATATGACTATAAAAACCAGAGCGATCCGAAAAACACGTTGGCTTCTATTTGGAGTGCCATGTATCAGGATATAGCTAATATCAATAGTTTGTTGACATACTTGGAAACAAACGGGCATTATATTACGACGGAGGGATACTGGGAGATGATCAAGGGAGAGGCTTTGGGATTACGGGCATTTCACTATTTTGATTTGTTGAGAATGTGGGGACCGATATATGCTCAGGATTCGACGGCTAAGGCCGTTCCTTTCCGGGATAAATTTAACTCGGATAAAGTTGCTCCCATGGCAGCAAATGAATTGGCACATAAAATTTTAGACGACTTGATAGAGGCTGAAAAATTGTTGAAAAATGACAAAGTGAATTGGGCGTATAAATTTGATGAACCTTTCGTGGGAGAACGGGGATATAGGATGAACAAGTATGCGGTAAAGGCTTTGATGGCCAGAGTGTATTTGTGGATGGGTAATAAGACAATGGCCGCGGCTTATGCCCGTAGCGTGATCAATGAATGTGGATTGAGTCTCGTGCGAGATAACCAGACCGACGTTTCAATGCATGACGAAACGCTTTTCGGATTGTCCATGTATAATATGAGCGAGAAATTGAATAGTTACTGGAAAACCGCTCTCCCTTTCAATAATCAATTGTGGATTTCAGATAACAACCGAACGACGGTTTTTGAATCCATGACTTGCGGTATTAATGATATCCGGTATAAGAATGGATTTGGTTTTATCCATGGGGATAATCAGAATATGTGTCGGAAGTACTTGGGTGAGAATACATTTTATGATGAAAATATTCCCTTGATTCGTTTGTCGGAAATGTATTATATTCTTGCAGAATCAGTTTCTTTGGAAGAAAGTGTGGAGTATATAAACAAAGTACGCAACACGAGAGGTATTTCTCGGACATATGATATTATTTATAGTAGTAGTTATACGGATGTTGAACGTCGGGAGGCATTGTTGAAAGAGTATCAAAAGGAATTTTTTGCTGAAGGACAATTCTTTTATTTCTTGAAACGTCATAATTACGAGACATTCTATCGTTGTCCCGTGGCTAAAATGGTGTATTATGTATTCCCGATTCCGGACGATGAAGTTGAATTCGGGTCTATGACAGGCGAGTGATTGTTGTATCATTAAATTAGACGGCATTATGAATAAATATATTTATATCGGATTCTTATTTCTTCTGTTAGGTTGCCAGAAAGAGGGAATTGTGAGTTTTGATCAAAAAAAGGATTGCATCCAATTCAATTATGATCCACAGGAAAACCAAATGGTGCTGGAGTATGATTTTGCGTTTCAGAGTGTTGTTGGTAAAGATGAGTGGGGTTATCCAACCATTTATTTGGGCGATTCGATTTCCAGGGATACTATTTCTGTATTTTTATCATTGATGGGGCATGCAAGTGATGTGGATCGGGAATTTAAATTGAAAACAGTTCCTTTGGAGTTGCTGGAAGAGCTTCCTTTGGCAACGGTTGAGTTTTTACCGAAGTATACTTTCCGGGCGAATCGTTTGCTTGATACCGTTCAGGTTGTGCTGATACGACCGGAACGAAGAGGTAAATACGCGGTAGGTATCACGTTTGATTTTGAGGATGCAAGTTCTCTGTTCGATTCGGGAGCGGAGGAACAGAGCGTGTATCAGGTGATGGTATCTGATCGTTATGAAAAACCAGCTGATTGGGCTGAGGGAGAGAATGCATTGGGAGAGTTTTCGGAAGAAAAGTATGCTTTCTTCGTCACGATTCTTGGCGTGAAGTTTAGCCCTTATTTGGATTGGGGAACTTATAATCAAGTGCTGCGGGATAAGTTGGCAGAATTTAATGAAAAACACCCGGATGCACCCAAAGATTTTAGTTTTCCCGTGTGGACGAAGCCCAATTGGTGGGATTGGTACATGGGAGCCGGGACTTATTTAGGAGAATTTTCCGAAGCAAAGAAAGAGTTTGTGATCAGCGTTGTTGGAGAAGAAAACTATACAAGTTATACAGATTGGGCTAGTTTTATGCCAAAATTGAGAGAGGCTTATGATGCTTATAATGAAAAGCACCCGGATGAACCGTTACCATTTGCTCCTTTCCCGCCGGATCCTGAAGTGTCGGATAATGACAAATAGTATCGTTAACGAATAAAAATGAGAACCATGAGAAATAGAATTTATATATTGGGGGTAGTTGCTTTTATGTTGGGAGGATGTTATGAGGATAAAGGTAACTATGACTATAAAAAAGTAAACGATCTGGAATCCATTACTTTTCTTCCGGAACCGACCGAGAGAACAGAAACTTCTTGCAATTACAGGTATCGCCAGCCTTCGTTGGATACATTGAGGGTGACTTACACGCCTGTAGTGACTCAATCGGATGTAACGGGAGAGGATAATTTGGAATTCCAATGGATTACCTCGAAGACGGTAAATAAAAAAACGGTTTTGGATACATTGCGGTCTAAAGAGTTAACTTTAAAATTTGCTCCCAAGAAAAAGACGTCATACGCACCATTATTCAAAGTAATAGATCATTCCACGGGAGTGGAGTATTATACCAAGTTCAATATGAACACGGTGGTTCCCTTTGTAAACAGTTGGTTTGTACTGCATGGGGCGCAAGGAGATCGCAAATTAGGCGTTGTCGAGGGAATTAATGCAGAAACTGATGAGTTAAGTGTCGTTTATGATGCTTATCAGGATATTTGGGGAATTCGTCGCTTTCAAGATGCAACGAAATTACTTTATCTTTCTTCGGATGGAAGTGATTACGCAAATCTGATTGTTGAACACATGTTTGCAATACAACCGGATAGTTGTGCTTATATGCACCCTTTTGACTTAGTTGTTAATAAACGATTCGAGTTGATGATGCCTAACGTTTCACCTCGTCCTCGTTTGGCGTATGCTTCGGGTGACGGGTATTCTGCCGGCTTCTTGGTGGATGCAAACGGACATTTGTATTGGACGAAAGGAATGGGTTGGATGTTCACGGTAAAGACGGATGACAACACGAAAAATTATCAAGTGAAGAACGTGTTCCTCTCCCGAAGTGGTTATGCTACAATCTGGGATAGAGAACATAGACAGTTTATGTATTATAACATGAATGGGAATAGAATGATCTGGAGTAATTCGGAAATCCATCCGGAAGATGAAAGTTCTGTAGTATTAACATTGTTTGATAAAGGTATTTTTGCAGAGGACGAATGGAAGAATCAGGAGATTGTTTATATGGGACAAGGAAATAGCGACATATCCGAGGAAGGGACGATAATTATTGGTGTGGACGGTCAGCAAAATTACACGGTATATCAACTTGGCTTTAATGGACAAGGAACTTCTTTTATCGAAGTAAGCAAGACTCCTGCCGTTAATATGAATTTGGATGCGACTTCTCAATTTGCCACTTCGATTGCCTTTAAAGATCAAATTTTTTATACCCGGAATAGTGCCGTTTACTTGTATAACGTGGCGAGTGGTGAGGAAATCTATTTATATGATGCCGGGGGCCCCATTACGAAATTGCAATTTAGAATTGCGGCTTGGTATGACACGGAGTATGGGACCATTGATGCGAATAGGAGATTGGCTGTTGTGGTGAATAATCCGGATGGAACGGGAGAATTGCATGAGTTGTTTCTGACTTCCGGGGGTGATGTTGATAAAACATTCATTCATACGGGTTTCGGGGAGATCCAAGATATTGTTTTTACAAACCCGGGAATAGTTAGACGTTAAGTGAAATTCAAAATATGAGCAATTTGAAAATAGTAATGTTTGTTTTTTCCCTTTTCCTCGTGAGCATGGCTTTCGGGGAGGGGAAAAAATTCAAGATCAATGGTTGGGCTCCTGAATTAAGTGAAGGAGAGATGTTGGTTATCGTGAATCGGTTGGATGGAGTGGATACGTTGGCTCAAGCTCCGCTTGTGAATGGGAAATTCGTGTTGGAAGGCGAGTTAGAGAAGCCTTGTGTCGCGTTAATTAAAGTGGCACAGTATAACGGGGGATTTATCTTTCTTTTGGATACGGATGCTCCTTACGAGATGCGGTTGTGGCAGGATAAAAAAGAAGAGATAAAAGGGGGAAAATTGCAAGAAGAATTGAATGCCTATAAAGAGATTGTCGAGAAAGCCAACAAAGGGATGAATAAATTGAAGGGGGAAATTAAAAAAGCTTCTAGCGAGAAACATTATAAGACGGCCGGAGAGTTACAGAAAAAATTAGCTAGAATGCGAGAGGATGCTCAAAAAGAATTGGATGCACTGGTAGAGAAAAATAAGGATAATCTTTTTGCTGCTTATATCCAGACGATAGGAATGGAACAAATGAATTTGGATGCCTTAAAAGCTTGCTATCAACGACTTTCAGAGAAAGCTCGTCAACTGGAACCGGGGAAACAAGTGGCTGCCCGAATTCAAGCATTGGAGGGGGTGGAGGTGAATGCCATGGCTCCGAATTTCACGTTGTGGACACCTGATGGTAAAGAAGTCGCGATGTATGATGTAAAAGGGAAAATCAAAATTATCGATTTTTGGGCATCTTGGTGCGGACCGTGTCGGCTGGAGAATCCGAATATGGTTAAATTATATCAAGATTTTAAAGATAAAGGACTTACCGTGATGAGCGTGTCTCTTGACGAGAAAAAGGACAAGTGGACGGAAGCTATACAAAAAGACGGGTTGAAATGGTTACATCTTTCTGATTTGAAAGGTTGGAAAGGTGAAATCGTTAAATTGTATAATATTGACGGAGTTCCGACAATATTCGTGTTGGACGAGAATAACCGGATTATAGCGAAGAATTTAAGAGGAGAGAAATTGAGAGCCTTTGTAGAGGAAAGATTGAAGTGACGAGGGTGTCATGATTTGTGTAAAGAGAGGGGGTTTTATCTCCCTCTTTTTTTATCTTTGCAGAGTTGTGTAATATGTTAAAAGTAAATAGAGTATGCGAAGATTATTTTTGGGTGCGATACTGATATTGTGGTGTACCTTATTGAAAGCTCAATACGAGGGTATGGAATATTATCAAGAGCAAGACCCGGCGGTAAAAGCAAAATTGGAACAATGGCAGGATTTGAAATTCGGTTTTTTCGTGCACTGGGGACCGTATAGCCAAAAAGGGTATTGTGAATCGTGGACTATTTGTACGGAAGATGTAGATTGGATCCAGCGGGACACGACGATTTCTTATGATGAATATTACCGGAATTACGTGAATCTGAAGAAGACATTTAATCCGGTGAAGTTTAATCCGGGGTATTGGGCTGATCTGGCAAAAGAGGCAGGAATGAAGTATTTCGTGTTTACCACGAAACATCACGATGGTTTTTGTATGTGGGATACGAAAGAAACGGATTATAAGATTACTTCCTCTGAATGTCCGTATCATACGGCACCTCATCCGGATATACTGAAAGAATTGTTTGGTGCGTTCCAAAAGCGGGATTTTATGATCGGTGCCTATTTCTCGAAACCGGATTGGAATAACCCTTATTATTGGTCGGATCGTTGGCAACACGGAGATCGCAACGTGAATTACAAGATCAAGAATCACCCGTGGATGTGGGAGAAATTCTGCGATTTCACGTATAATCAGATAAAAGAGTTGATGACCGGGTATGGGAAGGTGGATATTATTTGGTTAGACGGGGATGGGTGGCACCGGAAAATCGGAATCAAGATATCAAGATGGATCGAATCGTGGAGATGGCACGAGAACATCAACCCGGATTGATCGTTGTTGACCGTTGGGTCGGCGGGAAATACGAGAATTACCGTACTCCGGAGCAGAAGATTCCTGAAAAACCGTGGAATTACCCGTGGGAAACTTGTATGACGATGGCAAATCAGTGGTCTTATTTGCCGGGTGATAAATACAAGTCTACCCGAGAACTTGTACATTATCTTGTGGATATCGTGAGTAAAGGGGGAAACTTTTTACTGAACGTGGGAGTGGATGGTAATGGAGAGATTCCGCCGGAAGGGATTAAGATCATGAAAGAGATGGGTGCTTGGATAAAGATTAACGGGGAGGCAATCTACGAAACCCGCCCAATCGCCCCTTATAAAGAAGCGAAGATTTGTTACACGAAACATAAAAATAACGGGAAAGTATATGCTATTTATCTAAATGATGAGGATGAACCGAATCCGCCTTCACAGATTATGTTCAGCGGTATTAAGCCGGCCAAAGGAGCCCGGATCTCGTTATTGGGACATAAAGGAAATTTATCCTATAAACGGGTGGACAACGGCGTGTTGGTGACACTACCACCGTCTTTCGTGAAGAACCCGGCTTGTGAACATGCCTGGACGTTATGTATTTCTGAAATTAATGAAAAAGAGTAGCTTCAAGCTACTCTTTTAATAACTACCTCCCCTAACCCCTCCTGCACAGGAGGGGAAACCGCTTGGAAATCAACCCTCTCCCTGTGTAAGGGGGAGTTGGAGGGGGTAGCTTGTTGATAGGGATAAGGCTTGTTAGACACTCCCCTTCATTAAAACCCATTCAACTGCATGGTTGCGGTGGGAATTAATAGTACGAAACCGATAATAACAAGTAGGAGAATGAATTTCCAAAAGAACTTCACCCAAACGTCGTAAGGGATACGAGCGATTCCCAAAGCTCCGATCAGCACTCCGGAAGTAGGAGTGATCATATTCGTGAACCCGTCTCCAAACTGGAACGCCATCACGGTAGCTTGTCTGGATAGTCCGATTACGTCGGAAAAGGGGGCCATGATGGGCATGGTAAGAGCTGCTTTGGCAGAACCTGACGGGATGATAATATTGATCATTGTTTGGATCAAGTACATGATACCTAGCGAGAGAACACGTCCGGCCTCGCTCATTAGGCCCGCCAGCGAGTGGAGAATAGGATCTATGATATGGCCTTCTTGTAAAATAATGATAATTCCACCGGCTAAACCAACTACTAGTGCGGCAGAAAGAATATCCTTTACTCCGGCGATAAAGAGCTTGACAATGTTATCCGCGTTTTCTTTTGCTGCAAAACCGGAAAGTATTCCCATGGCAAGGAATAGCCCGGATATTTCAGGCAAATACCACCCGTAACCCATCACGCCCACGATTAGAAAAAGAATCGTGAAGCCAAGGATCGTCAGGATAAAAAAGTGGAAAGATTTCCGTAAAGAAAAATATCCGATCAAGGCGAATAGTACGGTTAATGCCGGGACTACAAACGTGGTTAGACTGGAATGTTCCCCGATGGATAGTGTCGTGCGGGGAAAATAACAGGAGAAAAGTATTAGTCCGGTGAGGATAAAAAAGTAGACAACCCAAGATGAGGTGTAACTTTTGTATTCAATTTCCTGTGTGTCGGCCACTTTCTCTTGTCTCCAATGACTATCTAGGTTGTACACGAGTGAAGCCTTGGGATTTTTCTTGACTTTTGCGGCGTAGCGTAACACCCAGGCTATCATGATCACGTTGAGTATGGCCCAACAGAATATCCGGTACTCGAAACCGGAAAATAACGGAAGGTCCGACAACCCTTGTGCGATACCGATCGTGAAGGGATTCAAAATTGCTCCCGCGAACCCGACATGGGCAGCGACATAGACCATACATACTCCCGTGAGAGAATCGTAACCCATGGATATGGCCAGGGGAACGATAATGATGACAAAAGCCAGCGTTTCCTCGCTCATGCCGAAGATCGCCCCGAAACAACTAAACAGAAGCATAACCATCGAAATAATGATGTTATTGACACCTAGTTTACGGATGATTTTAATATGCTCCAGTTTTTGTGTGGACCGTAAGAAAGAAAAAATCCCCACGTCAATGGCTTTACTATTATTCATAATCCAGAAAGCTCCCCGATAATCAGTATGAAAGCGATAATGCCGGATTGTTTCTCGAATCCGTTGAAAAGAGCCGAGAATACCTGCCACGTCTGAGGGCTCTTGGCAACCTCATGGAATGAATCGTTCACGATCACGGTTCGTTCTACGCCATTGACATCGATAGATTCTCGCGCGTATTCCCCGCCCGGGATAATCCAGGTTAGGATGGCACAGATAATAATGATCGAGAATACAATGGTATAAGTATGCGGAACTTTCTTTAGCATGATGGACTGTGTTTTTAGATTAAGGGTTCAAATTTACAAATATTTGTGAGAGAGCAACAATATATGACTTGGAATTCTTAAATTTGCATGAAAGAAGTAAATCATAATCATAATGGACTCACGTTTGCAGGATAAAATACGGGCGGGGGAGAGTAAAGTCTTGGAATTCAAAGAAATTCTGCCGCAAGGAGATAAGATAGCGAAAACCGTTGTTGCATTCTCTAATACGAGTGGGGGGCAATTAATTATCGGTGTCGGGGACGACAGAACGATAAAAGGTATTGATCCCGACGTGGATATTTTTGCATTGCAGGATAGAGTAGTATCTATTATCTATGATTTATGTTACCCGAATATTCTACCCGAATTTTACACGACAAACGTGGATGGCAAATTGTTGTTTGTAATAGAGGTCTATCGAGGGAATTTATTGCCTTACTATTTGAAAAAAGAAGGGCGGAATCATGGTACTTACGTGCGGATAGGAAGTTCTAACCGTAAAGCTGACGTGGAAACCGTGATTGATTTGGAGCGACAGAGAATAAATAGAAGTTTTGATGAGGAGATCTGTTTTGACACCTCTTTTGAGAGTTTGGATTTGACCCCGTTGCAGAAAAGGTTCGAGGCGAGGGGAAAGACTCTTGATATGGAGAAGTTGAAAAGTCTGAAACTTGTTCAGGAAGAACACGGTCGTTTGTATCCCTCGCAAGCCTTGTTGATTTTGTTAGGAATACGGGAAAATGCTACCGTAAAATGTGCCCGTTTTAAGGGAACTACCATGGGATCATTTATTGATAAGAAGGAATATTCGGGAGATCTTTTTTCGCAGTTGGATCAAGTTGAGATGTTTATAAAGAATCATCTTCATTTGGCAGGAGTGATTAAAGGGTTGCAAAGGGAAGATCGGTATGAGATTCCGATGGAGGCGATTCGGGAAGTTATATTGAACGCTTATGTACATCGGGATTATATAAATTTGGGACGGGATATAAAAGTTGGCATTTATGACGATATCGTGAATATTGTTTCTCCCGGAGGTTTTCCGAGTTCGATTACGATTGATGACGTGTTGGCAGGTCGCTCCGAGGCAAGGAATAAGGCGATTGCCCGTGTTTTTAAAGAGTTGGATTATATCGAGCAATGGGGCAGTGGAATAAAGAGGATATTTTCATGGTGTGAAGCGGCAGGAGGTGTAAAACCGTTGATTACAGAGAAAGGTGATTTCGTGGATGTTGAGTTGTATAGGGAATATACGGATGGTAGTGAAAGTGTCCAAGAAAGTGTCCAAGAAAGTGTCCAAGAAAGTGTCCAAGAAAGTGTCCAAGAAAGTGAAGGAATATATTTGAGGAAAAGACAAATAGATATATTGTATTTTTGTTTGAAACCAAGGAAAAGTAAGGAAATATTAGATTATTTAGGCGTGATTAATCATTCGAAAAATAGAAAGTTACATATAACTGAATTAGTTCAACTCGGATTATTAGCTCGGACAATTCCGGAAAACCCGAACGATCGGAACCAAAAATATATAACAACAAAAACAGGGAAATTATATATAGAAGAGAATGATAACAGAGGAAAAACGAGATAAAGTATTT
Encoded proteins:
- a CDS encoding RagB/SusD family nutrient uptake outer membrane protein, translating into MKKIILACSWIILMMMSACSDWVDVSPNTDVKSEDLFTSESGFKSALIGIYGRMTDQSLYGGHMTFNFMEKLVQRYDNNNDSDDVRAKIYDYKNQSDPKNTLASIWSAMYQDIANINSLLTYLETNGHYITTEGYWEMIKGEALGLRAFHYFDLLRMWGPIYAQDSTAKAVPFRDKFNSDKVAPMAANELAHKILDDLIEAEKLLKNDKVNWAYKFDEPFVGERGYRMNKYAVKALMARVYLWMGNKTMAAAYARSVINECGLSLVRDNQTDVSMHDETLFGLSMYNMSEKLNSYWKTALPFNNQLWISDNNRTTVFESMTCGINDIRYKNGFGFIHGDNQNMCRKYLGENTFYDENIPLIRLSEMYYILAESVSLEESVEYINKVRNTRGISRTYDIIYSSSYTDVERREALLKEYQKEFFAEGQFFYFLKRHNYETFYRCPVAKMVYYVFPIPDDEVEFGSMTGE
- a CDS encoding DUF4843 domain-containing protein, coding for MNKYIYIGFLFLLLGCQKEGIVSFDQKKDCIQFNYDPQENQMVLEYDFAFQSVVGKDEWGYPTIYLGDSISRDTISVFLSLMGHASDVDREFKLKTVPLELLEELPLATVEFLPKYTFRANRLLDTVQVVLIRPERRGKYAVGITFDFEDASSLFDSGAEEQSVYQVMVSDRYEKPADWAEGENALGEFSEEKYAFFVTILGVKFSPYLDWGTYNQVLRDKLAEFNEKHPDAPKDFSFPVWTKPNWWDWYMGAGTYLGEFSEAKKEFVISVVGEENYTSYTDWASFMPKLREAYDAYNEKHPDEPLPFAPFPPDPEVSDNDK
- a CDS encoding PKD-like family lipoprotein codes for the protein MRNRIYILGVVAFMLGGCYEDKGNYDYKKVNDLESITFLPEPTERTETSCNYRYRQPSLDTLRVTYTPVVTQSDVTGEDNLEFQWITSKTVNKKTVLDTLRSKELTLKFAPKKKTSYAPLFKVIDHSTGVEYYTKFNMNTVVPFVNSWFVLHGAQGDRKLGVVEGINAETDELSVVYDAYQDIWGIRRFQDATKLLYLSSDGSDYANLIVEHMFAIQPDSCAYMHPFDLVVNKRFELMMPNVSPRPRLAYASGDGYSAGFLVDANGHLYWTKGMGWMFTVKTDDNTKNYQVKNVFLSRSGYATIWDREHRQFMYYNMNGNRMIWSNSEIHPEDESSVVLTLFDKGIFAEDEWKNQEIVYMGQGNSDISEEGTIIIGVDGQQNYTVYQLGFNGQGTSFIEVSKTPAVNMNLDATSQFATSIAFKDQIFYTRNSAVYLYNVASGEEIYLYDAGGPITKLQFRIAAWYDTEYGTIDANRRLAVVVNNPDGTGELHELFLTSGGDVDKTFIHTGFGEIQDIVFTNPGIVRR
- a CDS encoding TlpA disulfide reductase family protein gives rise to the protein MSNLKIVMFVFSLFLVSMAFGEGKKFKINGWAPELSEGEMLVIVNRLDGVDTLAQAPLVNGKFVLEGELEKPCVALIKVAQYNGGFIFLLDTDAPYEMRLWQDKKEEIKGGKLQEELNAYKEIVEKANKGMNKLKGEIKKASSEKHYKTAGELQKKLARMREDAQKELDALVEKNKDNLFAAYIQTIGMEQMNLDALKACYQRLSEKARQLEPGKQVAARIQALEGVEVNAMAPNFTLWTPDGKEVAMYDVKGKIKIIDFWASWCGPCRLENPNMVKLYQDFKDKGLTVMSVSLDEKKDKWTEAIQKDGLKWLHLSDLKGWKGEIVKLYNIDGVPTIFVLDENNRIIAKNLRGEKLRAFVEERLK
- a CDS encoding alpha-L-fucosidase C-terminal domain-containing protein; this encodes MGAWIKINGEAIYETRPIAPYKEAKICYTKHKNNGKVYAIYLNDEDEPNPPSQIMFSGIKPAKGARISLLGHKGNLSYKRVDNGVLVTLPPSFVKNPACEHAWTLCISEINEKE
- a CDS encoding RNA-binding domain-containing protein, encoding MDSRLQDKIRAGESKVLEFKEILPQGDKIAKTVVAFSNTSGGQLIIGVGDDRTIKGIDPDVDIFALQDRVVSIIYDLCYPNILPEFYTTNVDGKLLFVIEVYRGNLLPYYLKKEGRNHGTYVRIGSSNRKADVETVIDLERQRINRSFDEEICFDTSFESLDLTPLQKRFEARGKTLDMEKLKSLKLVQEEHGRLYPSQALLILLGIRENATVKCARFKGTTMGSFIDKKEYSGDLFSQLDQVEMFIKNHLHLAGVIKGLQREDRYEIPMEAIREVILNAYVHRDYINLGRDIKVGIYDDIVNIVSPGGFPSSITIDDVLAGRSEARNKAIARVFKELDYIEQWGSGIKRIFSWCEAAGGVKPLITEKGDFVDVELYREYTDGSESVQESVQESVQESVQESVQESEGIYLRKRQIDILYFCLKPRKSKEILDYLGVINHSKNRKLHITELVQLGLLARTIPENPNDRNQKYITTKTGKLYIEENDNRGKTR